One genomic segment of Tripterygium wilfordii isolate XIE 37 chromosome 9, ASM1340144v1, whole genome shotgun sequence includes these proteins:
- the LOC120004752 gene encoding probable fructokinase-4, with product MDSKAVHNGESTGPLIVSFGEMLIDFVPTVSGVSLAEAPGFLKAPGGAPANVAIAVARLGGHAAFVGKLGDDEFGHMLAGILGENGVSTKGINFDLGARTALAFVTLRADGEREFMFYRNPSADMLLTPEELNLELIRSAKVFHYGSISLIVEPCRSAHLKAMEAAKEAGALLSYDPNLRLPLWPSPAEAREQIMSIWDKAEVIKVSDNELEFLTGSDKIDDAAALSLWHPNLKLLLVTLGEKGCRYYTKNFHGQVDAFNVKAVDTTGAGDAFVGALLSKIVDDQSVIEDEPRLREVLKFSNACGAITTIKKGAIPALPTTSEVLTFVKGA from the exons ATGGATTCAAAGGCGGTTCACAACGGCGAGTCCACTGGTCCTCTGATCGTCAGCTTCGGCGAGATGCTCATCGACTTCGTGCCCACGGTTTCCGGCGTGTCGTTGGCGGAGGCTCCGGGATTTCTCAAGGCCCCCGGCGGTGCACCGGCTAATGTTGCAATCGCAGTCGCCAGACTCGGAGGCCATGCGGCGTTCGTCGGCAAGCTAGGCGATGACGAGTTTGGTCACATGCTCGCCGGGATCCTCGGTGAGAACGGCGTCAGCACCAAAGGGATCAACTTCGATCTAGGCGCTCGCACTGCCTTGGCGTTCGTGACTCTACGCGCCGACGGGGAGCGTGAGTTCATGTTCTACAGGAATCCTAGCGCCGACATGCTTTTGACGCCCGAAGAGCTCAATCTCGAGCTCATTAGATCC GCGAAAGTGTTTCATTACGGATCGATAAGCTTGATTGTGGAGCCCTGCAGATCAGCACATCTGAAGGCAATGGAAGCAGCAAAAGAGGCCGGTGCCCTGCTCTCGTACGACCCGAACCTGAGGCTGCCGCTGTGGCCCTCACCTGCGGAGGCGCGTGAGCAGATAATGAGCATCTGGGACAAGGCGGAGGTGATCAAGGTCAGTGACAATGAGCTGGAGTTCTTGACAGGGAGTGACAAAATTGATGATGCAGCTGCTTTGTCACTGTGGCATCCCAACTTGAAGCTTCTTTTGGTCACTCTTGGTGAGAAGGGTTGCAGATACTACACCAAG AACTTCCATGGGCAAGTGGATGCTTTCAATGTCAAAGCTGTAGATACAACAGGAGCAGGTGATGCCTTCGTTGGAGCCTTATTGTCCAAGATAGTTGATGACCAATCTGTAATTGAG GACGAACCAAGGCTGAGGGAAGTACTCAAGTTTTCAAATGCATGTGGTGCCATTACAACCATCAAGAAGGGAGCCATTCCTGCTCTCCCAACCACATCCGAGGTCCTCACTTTTGTCAAAGGGGCTTAA
- the LOC120006002 gene encoding uncharacterized protein LOC120006002 gives MVVSKEYCDWSGSRTVKAKQMQDVVLDSKFWNDCLVVRKIVEPLLRLLRIVDSDDRWDKQLHKDIHVAAYWLNHAFQYDQKNLCTKPEIMRGLTKVIEHKCVDPQNEMVNENNEWWRTFGYDIPNLQKLIVHLLSQTASSSGCERNWSVFERVHTKKRNRLAHERLSDLVFVHYNLRLQKRVYNKNKLFDPLDYENIDKIDCWVIPEEDLPDLNMEDLEEMASRPEPTSSQAHGSTGGDGSGSGVGVGSTGGDGTGSGVGVERGFRDDMIYDMSRVMTRGVGE, from the exons ATGGTGGTATCTAAGGAGTACTGTGATTGGAGTGGGTCTCGGACAGTGAAAGCTAAACAAATGCAAGATGTAGTGCTTGATAGCAAGTTTTGGAATGATTGCTTGGTAGTGCGTAAAATTGTGGAGCCATTGTTACGTTTGTTGAGAATTGTTGATTCTGATGACAG ATGGGATAAACAGTTGCATAAAGATATCCATGTTGCTGCTTATTGGTTGAACCATGCTTTTCAATAtgatcaaaaaaatttatgcacCAAACCAGAAATTATGCGTGGGCTAACGAAGGTCATTGAGCACAAATGCGTGGATCCTCAAAATGAGATGGTGAATGAGAATA ATGAATGGTGGAGAACATTTGGATACGatattccaaatcttcaaaagTTGATTGTACATCTTCTTAGCCAAACTGCCTCATCTTCTGGTTGTGAAAGGAATTGGAGTGTGTTTGAGAGGGTACATACAAAGAAGAGGAATAGGTTAGCCCATGAAAGACTAAGTGATCTTGTCTTTGTTCACTACAATCTTCGTTTGCAAAAGAG gGTTTACAACAAGAATAAACTATTTGATCCCTTGGATTATGAAAACATTGACAAAATAGATTGTTGGGTCATACCTGAAGAAGATTTACCCGATCTTAACATGGAAGATTTGGAGGAAATGGCATCTCGACCGGAACCAACCTCTTCTCAAGCACATGGGAGTACTGGTGGTGATGGTAGCGGTagtggtgttggtgttggtagTACTGGTGGTGATGGTACTGGTagtggtgttggtgttg AAAGAGGTTTTCGTGATGATATGATTTATGATATGAGTAGAGTTATGACTAGAGGTGTAGGAGAATGA
- the LOC120006381 gene encoding cysteine desulfurase, mitochondrial-like — translation MASKLFAAALHRSLRPTTTRPCCLRPLSTAAAAATVEPQEDSTRTAIVMKGVQISGRPLYLDMQATSPVDPRVLDAMLPYYVSRYGNPHSRTHLYGWESETAVETARSQVAALIGASPKEIIFTSGATESNNISVKGVMHFYKDKKRHVITTQTEHKCVLDSCRHLQQEGFEITYLPVGSDGLVDLQKLREAIRPDTGLVSVMAVNNEIGVIQPLEEIGNICKEFKIPFHTDAAQALGKIPVDVDKWNVSLMSLSGHKIYGPKGVGALYIRRRPRVRVEPQMNGGGQERGLRSGTVPTPLVVGFGAACELAAKEMEYDGKRIGALQERLLNGIRAKLDGVIVNGSTESRYAGNANISFAYVEGESLLMGLKEVAVSSGSACTSASLEPSYVLRALGVDEDMAHTSIRFGIGRFTTEQEIDRAVELTVKQVEKLREMSPLYEMVKEGIDIKKIQWTQH, via the coding sequence ATGGCCTCCAAGCTTTTTGCTGCCGCTCTCCACCGCTCTCTCCGACCCACCACCACCAGGCCATGTTGCCTCCGTCCTCTCTCTACTGCTGCAGCAGCTGCAACGGTGGAGCCTCAAGAGGACTCTACCAGGACCGCCATCGTAATGAAAGGGGTGCAAATCTCCGGGCGGCCACTCTACCTCGACATGCAGGCCACTTCGCCTGTTGACCCGCGGGTTCTCGACGCCATGCTTCCGTACTATGTCTCCCGCTATGGCAATCCACACTCCCGAACTCACCTCTACGGATGGGAGTCAGAGACTGCCGTCGAGACCGCCCGCTCGCAGGTCGCCGCCCTAATTGGCGCCTCTCCTAAGGAGATCATCTTCACCTCCGGCGCTACCGAGTCCAATAACATCTCCGTCAAAGGAGTGATGCACTTCTACAAGGACAAGAAGCGCCACGTCATCACCACTCAGACGGAGCACAAGTGCGTCCTTGATTCCTGCCGCCATCTCCAGCAAGAGGGCTTCGAGATCACCTACCTTCCTGTTGGCAGCGATGGCCTTGTTGACTTGCAGAAACTACGGGAGGCAATCAGGCCTGACACCGGTCTGGTTTCCGTGATGGCAGTGAACAACGAGATTGGCGTAATTCAACCGCTTGAAGAAATCGGAAACATCTGCAAGGAATTCAAAATTCCCTTCCACACTGATGCTGCTCAAGCTTTGGGAAAAATCCCAGTTGATGTTGACAAGTGGAATGTTAGCTTGATGTCCTTGAGCGGCCACAAGATATACGGTCCGAAAGGCGTTGGTGCACTGTATATAAGGCGGCGACCTCGTGTTCGGGTTGAGCCTCAAATGAACGGAGGAGGACAAGAGAGAGGGTTAAGGAGTGGCACTGTGCCTACCCCGCTGGTTGTCGGGTTTGGTGCTGCCTGCGAGCTTGCGGCGAAGGAGATGGAGTATGATGGCAAAAGGATTGGGGCCTTGCAGGAGAGGCTGTTGAATGGAATTAGGGCTAAGCTCGATGGAGTTATTGTAAATGGGAGCACTGAGAGTCGATATGCAGGTAATGCGAACATATCATTCGCATATGTGGAAGGAGAGAGCCTGTTAATGGGGCTGAAGGAAGTGGCTGTGTCTAGTGGGAGTGCATGTACCAGTGCGAGTTTGGAGCCCTCATATGTGTTGAGGGCTCTTGGAGTGGATGAGGATATGGCCCATACCTCAATTAGGTTCGGGATTGGGAGGTTCACCACGGAGCAGGAGATTGATAGGGCAGTTGAGCTCACTGTGAAGCAGGTGGAGAAGTTGAGAGAGATGAGCCCACTCTATGAAATGGTAAAGGAAGGTATTGATATCAAGAAGATACAATGGACGCAGCACTGA